One window of the Helicobacter sp. 11S03491-1 genome contains the following:
- the der gene encoding ribosome biogenesis GTPase Der: MKKIAILGKPNVGKSSLFNRLAKERIAITSDISGTTRDVNKKIISIWGNEIELCDTGGIDESVCLFKKVKELSLKTAKEADIVLYLVDGKLTPQDEDKKLFREISKINKKCFLVINKVDNDKEKQFAYEFDCFGMKDLYFISVSHNRGITNLIEAILLELGLGQIIIDESQDDEDISTYIQNTHEDFVDVPQLDCSSQINVGIIGRVNVGKSSLLNALIGQERSVVSEIGGTTIDPVDEKIIIKDKEVCFVDTAGIRRRSKIEGIEKYALERTNKILEKSHIALLVLDVSTPFVELDEKISSLADKHALGVIIVLNKWDIRYAEYKTIIAELKRKFRFLEYAPLITVSALNHRHIQELKEKILEVYEYFSYRIPTSKLNETILEATKRHLLPSDHGKIVKIYYATQYDVCPPRIALIMNKPQALHFSYKRYLVNFMREKFGFMGTPIIFTPKGKSQDQAKS, encoded by the coding sequence ATGAAAAAAATCGCAATTTTGGGCAAACCAAATGTAGGTAAAAGCTCTTTATTTAATCGATTAGCCAAAGAACGCATTGCTATTACATCAGATATTTCAGGCACAACCAGAGATGTGAATAAAAAAATTATTTCTATTTGGGGCAATGAAATTGAACTTTGTGATACAGGCGGGATTGATGAGAGTGTTTGTTTGTTTAAAAAGGTTAAAGAATTAAGCTTAAAAACCGCAAAAGAAGCTGATATTGTACTCTATCTTGTAGATGGAAAGCTAACCCCTCAAGATGAGGATAAAAAACTTTTTAGAGAGATAAGCAAAATCAATAAAAAGTGCTTTTTGGTCATCAATAAAGTTGATAATGATAAAGAAAAACAATTTGCCTATGAGTTTGATTGTTTTGGAATGAAAGATTTATATTTTATCTCTGTAAGCCATAATCGTGGCATAACGAATCTTATTGAAGCAATTTTATTGGAATTGGGATTGGGGCAAATTATCATAGATGAGAGTCAAGATGACGAAGATATTTCCACTTATATACAAAATACACACGAAGATTTTGTAGATGTGCCGCAATTGGATTGTTCCAGTCAAATTAATGTAGGGATTATCGGTAGAGTGAATGTAGGTAAAAGTTCTTTGTTGAATGCTTTGATTGGACAAGAAAGGAGTGTGGTGAGTGAAATAGGTGGCACTACAATCGATCCTGTAGATGAAAAAATTATTATCAAAGACAAAGAAGTTTGCTTTGTAGATACTGCCGGGATCAGACGCAGAAGCAAGATTGAAGGGATTGAAAAATATGCTTTAGAGAGGACGAATAAAATACTTGAAAAAAGTCATATTGCCTTGCTTGTATTAGATGTAAGCACTCCTTTTGTTGAACTTGATGAAAAGATTAGCTCTTTAGCAGATAAGCATGCTTTAGGGGTAATTATTGTCCTCAACAAATGGGATATACGATATGCAGAATATAAGACTATTATCGCAGAATTAAAAAGAAAATTTAGATTTTTAGAATATGCTCCTCTTATCACAGTAAGCGCACTTAACCATCGTCATATTCAAGAACTTAAAGAAAAAATTTTAGAAGTTTATGAATACTTTTCTTATCGTATTCCTACAAGCAAGCTCAATGAAACTATTTTGGAAGCTACCAAAAGACATCTTCTTCCCAGTGATCATGGCAAGATTGTAAAAATTTATTATGCCACTCAATATGATGTTTGTCCTCCAAGAATTGCTCTAATTATGAACAAACCCCAAGCCTTGCATTTTAGTTATAAGAGATATTTAGTGAATTTTATGAGAGAAAAATTTGGATTTATGGGAACCCCCATTATTTTTACTCCAAAAGGGAAGTCTCAAGATCAGGCAAAATCATGA
- a CDS encoding cation diffusion facilitator family transporter, with translation MKLFTPKKGAIVATVVSIFLMIVKFIVAISSGSVVVLASAIDSLLDVCISGFNYFALKKTDKPANKKFNYGFDKIQYIATTIEGLVIFISAGYIFYKSVEHLQTKTPLVDATAAIWIMIFSTIVVGCLILFLNKITKFHESEVTKADILHYKSDLFSNGAILISLIMIEWSDFYWMDPVFGIFIALYIAYSALKIVKSGIFMLLDRALDEHTQNRIINILNESAILGYYNLKTRIVGNKVFMVVYLVFDERITLLFAHDISDNIEMRIKAIDMSKEWEIIAHLEPIEYFKDGDHSFKKGSNLETLH, from the coding sequence ATGAAGTTATTTACTCCTAAAAAAGGCGCTATAGTAGCTACTGTAGTGTCTATTTTTTTGATGATTGTCAAATTCATTGTTGCTATTTCCAGCGGTTCGGTTGTTGTTTTGGCAAGCGCAATTGATTCTTTGTTGGATGTTTGTATTTCCGGTTTTAATTATTTTGCCCTTAAAAAAACAGATAAACCTGCTAATAAAAAGTTTAATTACGGATTTGATAAAATTCAATACATTGCAACGACTATTGAGGGATTGGTAATTTTTATATCTGCGGGGTACATTTTTTATAAATCTGTTGAACATTTGCAGACCAAAACCCCCTTAGTTGATGCAACAGCAGCGATTTGGATAATGATTTTTAGCACGATTGTAGTGGGTTGTTTGATTTTATTTTTGAATAAAATTACCAAATTCCATGAAAGTGAAGTTACTAAAGCAGATATTTTACATTACAAAAGTGATTTATTTAGCAATGGGGCAATTTTGATTTCACTTATCATGATTGAATGGAGTGACTTTTATTGGATGGATCCTGTTTTTGGGATATTTATTGCCCTATATATTGCTTATAGCGCCTTAAAAATTGTCAAATCAGGTATTTTTATGCTCCTAGATAGGGCATTAGATGAACATACACAAAATCGTATAATAAATATTCTTAATGAGAGTGCGATTTTAGGGTATTATAATCTAAAGACACGAATTGTAGGGAACAAAGTTTTTATGGTGGTTTATTTGGTATTTGATGAGAGAATTACTCTCTTGTTTGCCCATGATATTTCTGATAATATTGAAATGCGTATCAAGGCTATAGATATGAGCAAAGAATGGGAAATCATTGCTCATTTAGAGCCTATTGAATACTTCAAAGATGGAGATCATAGTTTTAAAAAAGGAAGTAATCTTGAAACATTACATTAA
- a CDS encoding ATP-binding protein, producing the protein MKHYINFIRSKNIVKTTIYPHLKCDLAEAKILRYMAEGLLGGNDEFSVLTLLENVFVDKNIFLLDYLPKVKNLLELGWIVQAGFVPMRINEIAMLELLNSTISLSPGFLKLLEEGTLNLELPEISPYEDHLEYLKDQFLRIDLLQKLSYSFQKLSSASLSRTKYRLKLLEERILSRIKITKTPIEVQILMKENLLTPKEEIIFFALLKEEYSGGDESLRDMNSLIDLISENEYDRIKNRSLLDEKSTLVEKNLVDYDEMLNPFGGISRAFFIPEEVLEKIIHPNRKKKKTKITLQALIKEQEIFEILEPKVRLDEVILAPKTKETLHSLLKQVDPKVIAHLKEWGIKEKNKGIDARIIFYGPAGTGKTLTALGIAKSLKKSIISFDCSKILSMYVGESEKNVRKIFDEYKEITRKLKNNPILLLDEADQFLSVRISSGSGAEKMHNQMQNIFLEQIEKFEGILIATTNLLETIDSAFSRRFNYKIEFKKPSLDQRVQLWEKYLPKNAKYHEPHTILSLANELSMYPLSGGQISLVIKNTAYKVATRNKPVFSKEDFIEEIQKEQSGNFDGEKNLGFQS; encoded by the coding sequence TTGAAACATTACATTAATTTTATTCGCTCAAAAAATATTGTAAAAACTACTATTTACCCGCATTTAAAATGCGATCTCGCAGAAGCCAAAATTTTGCGTTATATGGCGGAGGGACTTTTGGGGGGAAATGATGAATTTAGTGTTTTGACATTGCTTGAAAATGTATTTGTGGATAAAAATATTTTTTTACTCGATTATTTGCCAAAAGTTAAAAATCTTTTAGAGTTGGGTTGGATTGTGCAAGCAGGTTTTGTGCCCATGAGAATCAATGAAATTGCTATGTTGGAGCTTTTGAATTCTACTATTTCTTTAAGCCCCGGTTTTTTGAAGCTTTTAGAAGAAGGTACTCTAAATCTTGAACTCCCTGAAATTAGCCCCTATGAAGATCATTTGGAGTATCTTAAAGATCAATTTTTGCGTATCGATTTACTTCAAAAATTAAGTTATAGTTTTCAAAAGCTTTCCTCCGCTTCCCTTTCTCGCACAAAATACCGTCTCAAATTACTTGAAGAGAGGATTTTATCGCGAATTAAAATTACAAAAACCCCCATTGAAGTTCAAATTCTCATGAAAGAAAATTTATTAACTCCTAAAGAAGAGATTATTTTCTTTGCCTTACTGAAAGAGGAATATTCAGGGGGAGATGAGAGCTTGCGTGATATGAATAGCTTGATAGATTTGATAAGTGAAAATGAATATGATAGAATCAAAAATCGATCTTTGCTTGATGAAAAAAGCACTTTAGTAGAAAAAAACCTTGTAGATTATGATGAAATGCTTAATCCTTTTGGGGGGATTAGTAGGGCATTTTTTATTCCTGAAGAAGTGCTTGAGAAGATTATTCATCCTAACCGCAAAAAGAAAAAAACAAAAATTACCCTGCAAGCCTTGATAAAAGAGCAAGAAATTTTTGAGATTCTTGAACCTAAAGTCAGGCTTGATGAGGTGATTTTAGCTCCCAAGACAAAAGAAACTCTTCATTCCCTCCTCAAACAAGTAGATCCGAAAGTTATTGCACATTTGAAAGAATGGGGTATCAAGGAGAAAAATAAAGGCATTGATGCTAGAATTATTTTTTACGGACCTGCAGGCACAGGGAAAACACTGACTGCATTAGGGATTGCAAAAAGTCTTAAAAAATCTATTATTAGTTTTGATTGTTCCAAGATTTTGTCTATGTATGTAGGAGAATCAGAAAAAAATGTTCGAAAAATATTTGATGAATATAAAGAAATTACTCGAAAACTTAAAAATAATCCTATTTTGCTTTTGGATGAGGCTGATCAATTTTTGAGTGTTAGGATAAGTAGCGGGAGTGGAGCAGAAAAAATGCACAATCAAATGCAAAATATTTTTTTAGAGCAGATTGAAAAATTTGAAGGGATTTTAATTGCAACAACAAATCTGTTAGAAACGATTGATTCAGCATTCTCCAGACGTTTTAACTATAAAATTGAATTTAAAAAACCTTCATTAGATCAAAGAGTTCAACTTTGGGAAAAATACCTTCCTAAAAATGCCAAATACCATGAACCTCATACAATTTTATCTTTGGCTAATGAATTAAGCATGTATCCTTTGAGTGGAGGGCAAATTTCATTGGTGATAAAAAATACTGCTTATAAGGTTGCCACTCGCAATAAACCTGTATTTAGCAAGGAAGATTTTATTGAAGAAATTCAAAAAGAACAGAGTGGAAATTTTGATGGGGAGAAAAATTTAGGATTCCAATCATAA
- a CDS encoding c-type cytochrome, which yields MRQTTIKVLIILPLIVGIGFGFDKTISKEKGATGIDLPEQEWKLPPAMQEDGYVDESKMPKNSKYTEMVVLGNKILNETAKYIGPQAKDPKMRYAGNNLSCSSCHAAGGTKKYQSAFVGIWGRFPLYRARSDGIDTLEDRINGCMQRSLNGKALPVDSKEMKAIVTYMQWLSQGFLVGAKTKGQGLIKMPLLDRAADPKKGKIVFEEKCVACHQADGQGLKNPDTNGAYYLFPPLWGKDSFNTGAGMHRELKAAAYIKANMPQGNPDLTDEQAYDVAAYINSQPRPVKAGGEKDFPDKRVKPVDAVSGPYPDKYPQKQHQFGPYKEMLK from the coding sequence ATGAGACAAACAACAATAAAGGTGCTTATAATTTTACCATTAATAGTAGGTATTGGATTTGGTTTTGACAAAACCATATCCAAAGAAAAAGGGGCAACAGGGATTGATTTGCCTGAGCAAGAGTGGAAACTGCCTCCTGCTATGCAAGAAGATGGCTATGTTGATGAGAGTAAAATGCCAAAAAATTCTAAATATACAGAGATGGTAGTTTTGGGCAATAAAATTCTGAATGAAACTGCTAAATATATAGGTCCCCAAGCCAAAGATCCCAAAATGAGATACGCAGGGAATAATCTCTCTTGTTCGAGCTGTCATGCTGCAGGTGGGACAAAAAAATATCAATCAGCTTTTGTAGGGATTTGGGGTAGATTCCCTTTATATCGCGCTAGAAGCGATGGGATTGATACATTAGAAGATAGGATTAATGGTTGTATGCAAAGAAGTCTAAATGGTAAGGCTTTACCGGTAGATTCTAAAGAGATGAAAGCAATAGTTACTTATATGCAATGGCTTTCTCAAGGGTTTTTGGTTGGAGCAAAAACTAAAGGTCAAGGCTTAATAAAAATGCCATTATTAGATCGAGCCGCAGATCCCAAAAAAGGTAAAATTGTATTTGAAGAAAAATGTGTTGCTTGTCATCAAGCTGATGGTCAAGGTTTGAAAAATCCGGATACTAATGGGGCTTATTATTTGTTTCCACCTCTTTGGGGTAAAGATAGTTTCAATACAGGGGCAGGGATGCATCGTGAGTTAAAAGCTGCTGCTTATATCAAGGCAAATATGCCCCAAGGTAATCCTGATTTGACAGACGAGCAAGCTTATGATGTAGCTGCTTATATCAACTCCCAACCAAGACCCGTTAAAGCAGGAGGGGAAAAAGACTTCCCTGACAAGAGAGTCAAACCTGTTGATGCAGTTAGCGGACCTTATCCGGATAAGTATCCTCAAAAACAACATCAATTTGGACCTTATAAAGAAATGTTAAAATAA
- a CDS encoding primosomal protein N': protein MNYYQIAPLKANSPILTYHSAEIFKKGDVVNIPIKNILKEGVVLAACMQPDFPSKEALKTTGYFGKHQITLADFIAQYYCCSYGEAYGLFYPFESTQNLKIPNSSIYHTNPLSAAQTKALDFINTKPVSLLFGDTGSGKTEIYIHLMIQTLNQDKNIVFLMPEISLTPQIEKRLQNVFGDIVGIWHSKISKKNKTKILEKLKNGEIRIIAGARSALFLPLPKLGLIVIDEEHDDAYKSQNRPRYNARDISLYLGVKSHIKILLGSATPSLNSYYYAKKDNYLIRLRGRHFNSKKEILLQNQPTQITPFILEHLKTILKQKEQAILFLPTRANFKILLCQECGHTLECPFCSIGMSLHLDKKVLLCHYCGYSLPIPSCCPSCQSPHLSAQRIGTAQITEELSNLLPQARIAIFDKDHTSTQNKLRKILDDFNHHQIDILVGTQMISKGHDYHSVNLAIILDIDYLLRSGEYKSYEKTIALIHQIAGRSGRKENGKVIIQSLNSDFLSRFMDDYEDFLNFELLHRKNAYPPYKKLAILHFSSKQEAKAQANMEFILNLLKCSVTQEVSIVGAGKSGIEKIASKYRYHIFLRSSSHTAILKLLHPILNYSHKMGFEIDIDPIHTI, encoded by the coding sequence ATGAACTATTATCAAATAGCTCCCTTAAAAGCAAACTCTCCAATTTTGACTTATCATTCTGCAGAAATCTTTAAAAAAGGTGATGTTGTAAATATTCCTATCAAAAATATACTAAAAGAAGGAGTGGTACTTGCAGCTTGTATGCAACCTGATTTTCCCTCCAAAGAAGCCCTCAAGACAACCGGTTATTTCGGGAAACATCAAATCACTTTAGCAGATTTTATTGCACAATATTATTGCTGTAGTTATGGAGAGGCATATGGGCTTTTTTATCCTTTTGAATCTACACAAAATCTCAAGATTCCAAACTCTTCAATCTATCATACCAATCCCTTAAGCGCAGCACAAACAAAAGCTCTGGATTTTATCAACACAAAGCCTGTAAGTCTTTTGTTTGGGGATACAGGGAGTGGCAAAACAGAAATTTATATCCATCTTATGATTCAAACCCTCAATCAAGATAAAAACATTGTTTTTTTAATGCCCGAAATATCTCTCACCCCTCAAATAGAAAAACGACTTCAAAATGTTTTTGGAGATATTGTTGGGATTTGGCACAGCAAGATCTCCAAAAAAAACAAAACTAAAATTCTAGAAAAACTCAAAAATGGAGAAATAAGAATTATTGCAGGGGCAAGGAGTGCTTTGTTTTTGCCTTTGCCTAAATTAGGGCTTATTGTTATTGATGAAGAACATGATGATGCTTATAAATCTCAGAATAGACCCAGATATAATGCAAGAGATATTAGCCTTTATCTGGGAGTAAAAAGTCATATCAAAATCCTTTTGGGATCAGCTACACCAAGCCTAAATAGCTACTATTATGCAAAAAAAGACAATTATCTTATCCGTCTGAGAGGAAGACACTTTAATTCCAAAAAAGAAATTTTATTACAAAATCAACCCACTCAAATCACACCCTTTATTTTGGAGCATTTAAAAACTATTCTCAAACAAAAAGAACAGGCTATTTTATTCCTACCTACAAGGGCAAATTTCAAAATTCTCTTATGCCAAGAATGTGGGCATACTCTTGAATGTCCATTTTGTAGTATTGGCATGAGTTTGCACTTAGACAAAAAAGTGCTTTTATGCCATTATTGTGGTTATAGCCTACCTATTCCTTCTTGCTGTCCTTCATGTCAAAGCCCTCATTTATCTGCGCAAAGAATCGGAACTGCCCAAATTACAGAGGAATTAAGTAATTTGCTCCCCCAAGCAAGGATAGCTATTTTTGACAAAGATCACACAAGCACGCAAAATAAACTCCGCAAAATTTTAGATGATTTTAATCACCATCAAATTGACATTCTTGTAGGTACACAAATGATTAGCAAAGGGCATGATTATCATAGCGTTAATCTGGCGATTATTTTAGATATAGATTATCTTCTCAGAAGTGGGGAATATAAAAGTTACGAAAAAACAATTGCCTTAATACACCAAATTGCAGGAAGAAGCGGGCGAAAAGAAAATGGAAAAGTCATTATCCAAAGCCTTAATAGTGATTTTTTAAGCCGTTTTATGGATGATTATGAAGATTTTTTAAACTTTGAACTTTTGCATCGAAAAAATGCCTACCCACCCTATAAAAAGCTAGCTATCTTGCATTTTTCAAGCAAACAAGAAGCAAAAGCACAAGCAAATATGGAATTTATCTTAAACTTACTCAAATGCTCTGTTACTCAAGAAGTTTCTATTGTAGGAGCAGGGAAATCAGGGATAGAAAAAATAGCTTCAAAATACCGCTACCATATTTTTCTAAGATCCTCATCTCACACTGCTATTTTAAAATTGCTTCATCCAATCCTCAACTATTCGCATAAAATGGGGTTTGAAATTGATATAGACCCCATCCATACGATATAG
- a CDS encoding DUF904 domain-containing protein: MPLIEKLSQKIDLLLQRLNSQQSEIEQLRLKITTLMAQNEEKDRQMSTLYEELANKDKSMEELYNKIQEVLEK; the protein is encoded by the coding sequence ATGCCATTAATTGAAAAATTAAGCCAAAAAATTGACCTTTTATTACAAAGATTAAATTCTCAACAATCAGAAATTGAACAATTAAGACTCAAAATCACAACGCTTATGGCTCAAAATGAAGAAAAAGACAGGCAAATGTCCACCCTTTATGAAGAATTAGCTAATAAAGACAAGAGTATGGAAGAACTTTATAATAAAATCCAAGAAGTATTAGAAAAATGA
- the uvrB gene encoding excinuclease ABC subunit UvrB, which produces MAKFILNSPYSPAGDQPAAIAKISDCIAQGSCYQTLIGVTGSGKTYTMANIIAQLNIPTLIMSHNKTLCAQLYSEFKGFFPNNHVEYFISHFDYYQPEAYIPRRDLFVEKDSSINDDLERLRLSATTSLLAYDDVIVVASVSANYGLGNPSEYLEMIEKIEVGESRNYKEFLLKLVDMGYSRNDIAFDRGNFRAQGESVDIFPAYNEVEYIHVEFFGDEIERIEIFNHIERQKVKKLNSYVLYAANQFIVGHKRLALAMKNIESELGERLAFFQEEGKMIEHSRLKGRTEFDLEMMQASGVCKGIENYARHLTGKKAGETPYTLLDYFEQKGKPYLVIVDESHVSLPQFGGMYAGDMSRKHVLVDYGFRLPSALDNRPLKFDEFIHKAPHYLFVSATPAQLEIELSKENIAEQIIRPTGLLDPIYEVRDSDKQVENLYDEILKVIQRKERVLITTLTKKMAEELTKYYSELGLRVQYMHSEIDAIERNHIIRGLRLGDFDVLVGINLLREGLDLPEVSLVAIMDADKEGFLRSETSLIQTMGRAARNINGKVLLYAKKITRSMQKAMDTTDYRRKKQEEFNQAHHITPKSVARNVEEELRLESSVNAKLYEKALKKSKIPKTEKDALIKELSKKMHEAATRLDFEEAARVRDEIAKIRSL; this is translated from the coding sequence ATGGCAAAATTTATACTTAATTCTCCTTATTCCCCCGCAGGCGATCAGCCCGCAGCAATTGCAAAAATATCTGATTGTATTGCACAAGGGAGTTGTTATCAGACTTTGATTGGGGTAACCGGAAGTGGCAAAACTTACACAATGGCAAACATTATTGCACAATTGAATATCCCCACTTTGATTATGAGCCATAATAAGACTTTATGCGCACAACTTTATAGTGAGTTTAAAGGATTTTTTCCAAATAACCATGTTGAGTATTTCATTTCTCATTTTGATTACTACCAACCTGAAGCCTATATCCCTCGTCGAGATCTTTTTGTTGAAAAAGATAGTTCGATTAATGATGATTTGGAGCGTTTGAGACTTTCTGCTACGACCTCATTGCTTGCTTATGATGATGTGATTGTTGTTGCAAGTGTTTCAGCAAATTATGGTTTAGGAAATCCAAGCGAATATTTGGAAATGATAGAAAAAATAGAGGTTGGAGAGAGTCGAAATTATAAAGAATTTTTACTCAAACTTGTAGATATGGGTTATAGCAGGAATGATATTGCCTTTGATAGAGGTAATTTTAGAGCACAAGGAGAAAGTGTAGATATATTTCCTGCCTATAATGAGGTTGAATACATTCATGTAGAATTTTTTGGTGATGAGATTGAGCGGATTGAGATTTTTAATCATATAGAACGCCAAAAGGTCAAAAAGCTAAATTCTTATGTTTTGTATGCAGCAAATCAATTCATTGTAGGGCACAAGCGCTTAGCCTTAGCTATGAAAAATATCGAAAGTGAGCTGGGAGAAAGGCTTGCATTCTTCCAAGAAGAAGGCAAAATGATAGAGCATAGCAGGTTAAAAGGGCGCACTGAATTTGATTTAGAAATGATGCAAGCAAGTGGGGTTTGTAAGGGGATTGAAAATTATGCACGCCATCTTACGGGTAAAAAGGCAGGGGAAACACCTTATACTTTGCTGGATTATTTTGAACAAAAAGGCAAGCCTTATTTGGTGATAGTGGATGAATCTCATGTAAGTTTGCCTCAATTTGGGGGAATGTATGCCGGGGATATGAGTAGGAAGCATGTTTTGGTTGATTATGGATTTCGCTTGCCCTCAGCGCTTGATAATCGTCCATTGAAATTTGATGAATTTATTCACAAAGCCCCTCATTATCTTTTTGTCTCTGCTACGCCGGCCCAACTTGAGATTGAGCTTTCTAAAGAAAATATTGCTGAGCAGATTATTCGTCCTACAGGATTGCTGGATCCTATCTATGAAGTAAGAGATAGCGATAAACAAGTAGAAAATCTTTATGATGAGATCTTAAAAGTTATCCAAAGAAAAGAAAGAGTACTGATTACCACACTTACTAAAAAAATGGCAGAAGAATTGACCAAATATTATAGTGAGCTTGGACTTAGAGTCCAATATATGCATAGCGAAATAGATGCCATTGAGCGCAATCATATTATTCGAGGACTGCGATTAGGAGATTTTGATGTTTTAGTCGGGATCAATTTATTGAGAGAGGGATTGGATTTGCCGGAAGTGAGTTTAGTAGCGATCATGGATGCGGATAAGGAAGGGTTTTTGCGTAGTGAAACGAGTCTGATACAAACAATGGGAAGGGCGGCACGCAATATCAATGGCAAAGTACTTCTTTATGCCAAAAAAATTACACGCAGTATGCAAAAGGCGATGGATACTACAGACTATCGTCGCAAAAAACAAGAAGAATTTAACCAAGCGCACCATATCACGCCTAAATCAGTGGCTAGGAATGTTGAAGAAGAGTTGCGATTAGAGTCTTCCGTGAATGCAAAACTTTATGAAAAAGCCCTCAAAAAATCCAAAATTCCCAAAACAGAAAAAGATGCCCTCATCAAAGAATTGAGCAAGAAAATGCATGAAGCAGCTACCAGATTGGATTTTGAAGAGGCTGCAAGAGTTCGCGATGAGATAGCTAAAATCAGGAGTTTGTAG
- a CDS encoding site-specific DNA-methyltransferase, with product MDFLHGEFGEEFFQSLCNGMLVFDKSKFLDFITQKKFFSNSWTNYTNKIGLANKIKVFLKTQNEVVLNFPFKDCVLAGGANKDEGKRKEIFFNEILAKDEIDILFSPKVLHNFEYITYESVSQSVSQSVSQSVSQSVSQSVSQSVSQSVSIS from the coding sequence TTGGATTTTTTACATGGAGAATTTGGAGAAGAGTTTTTTCAATCTCTTTGTAATGGAATGCTTGTGTTTGATAAGTCAAAGTTTTTAGATTTTATCACTCAAAAAAAATTTTTTAGCAATTCTTGGACAAATTATACTAACAAAATCGGCTTGGCAAACAAAATCAAAGTGTTTTTAAAGACACAAAATGAAGTCGTCTTAAACTTCCCCTTCAAAGATTGTGTATTAGCAGGTGGGGCAAATAAAGATGAAGGCAAGAGAAAAGAAATATTTTTTAATGAAATCTTAGCAAAAGATGAGATTGATATCTTATTCTCTCCTAAAGTATTGCACAACTTTGAATACATCACTTATGAGTCAGTCAGTCAGTCAGTCAGTCAGTCAGTCAGTCAGTCAGTCAGTCAGTCAGTCAGTCAGTCAGTCAGTCAGTCAGTCAGTCAGTCAGTCTCAATATCATAG
- a CDS encoding class I SAM-dependent methyltransferase produces the protein MNKMRKTLGQFFTPISIVDEMIRLIQNNGNILEPSCGDGSFLTYLPQHAIGIELDVQIIKNQNVQNIDFFSYDIKNKFDTIIGNPPYVAYKEILEDTKKLLTPYKKMFDNRSNLYLFFIYKCVLHLKDNGEIIFITPRDFLKLTASIKLNDFLYANGTITDFIDLGDKKIFKDVQPNCAIWRFEKDNYTRKTNLVKNFSCNNGQISFTNNHYCVRFKDLFFVKVGAVSGNDKIFTNPSIGNEEFVSSTTCKTGKTKKMIFNCYLPYLETYKDILIRRKIKKFTQSNWWEWGRDYFKSDLPRIYVNTKTRNKKPFFTHPIKAYDGSILAIFPKFQTDDLTLSEICDLLNHTHWEELGFICDGRYLFSQKSLENCFIGEEFYKFFYLDKI, from the coding sequence ATGAATAAAATGCGAAAAACACTTGGGCAATTTTTCACTCCTATTTCTATAGTAGATGAAATGATAAGACTCATTCAAAATAATGGAAATATATTAGAACCTAGTTGTGGGGACGGATCTTTTCTGACTTATTTACCACAACATGCAATTGGAATCGAACTAGATGTTCAAATTATCAAAAATCAAAATGTGCAAAATATTGATTTTTTTTCTTATGATATAAAAAATAAGTTTGATACCATCATAGGAAATCCTCCTTATGTAGCCTATAAAGAAATCCTGGAGGACACAAAAAAACTCTTAACTCCCTATAAAAAAATGTTTGATAATAGAAGCAACCTTTATTTATTTTTTATCTACAAATGCGTATTGCATCTAAAAGATAACGGAGAGATTATTTTTATTACACCTAGAGATTTTCTCAAACTCACTGCATCTATAAAACTCAATGATTTTTTATATGCAAATGGAACTATTACTGATTTTATAGATTTAGGAGATAAGAAAATCTTTAAAGATGTCCAACCTAATTGCGCGATATGGAGATTTGAAAAAGACAACTATACTCGCAAAACAAATTTGGTAAAAAATTTTAGTTGCAACAATGGTCAAATATCTTTTACAAACAATCACTATTGCGTTAGATTCAAAGATTTATTTTTTGTTAAAGTAGGGGCAGTAAGCGGGAATGATAAAATATTCACAAATCCTTCTATAGGCAATGAAGAATTTGTATCTTCAACAACTTGCAAAACAGGAAAAACAAAAAAAATGATTTTTAATTGCTATCTTCCTTATTTGGAAACTTACAAAGATATTCTTATACGCAGAAAAATCAAAAAATTTACTCAATCTAATTGGTGGGAGTGGGGGAGAGATTATTTTAAAAGTGATTTGCCTAGAATTTATGTCAATACCAAAACAAGAAATAAAAAACCTTTTTTTACTCATCCCATCAAAGCCTATGATGGATCTATATTGGCTATATTTCCAAAATTTCAGACTGATGATTTAACCCTATCAGAAATTTGCGACCTGCTCAATCATACTCATTGGGAAGAATTAGGCTTTATTTGCGATGGGAGATATTTATTTTCTCAAAAAAGTCTGGAAAATTGTTTTATTGGGGAAGAATTTTATAAGTTTTTTTATTTAGATAAAATTTAG